A region of the Bradysia coprophila strain Holo2 unplaced genomic scaffold, BU_Bcop_v1 contig_232, whole genome shotgun sequence genome:
tcaaatattactaACGATTCTACAATTTCAGTCAGTTTggtctagcgaattataaaaaaagtaaaggGTAGTGGCCATCTGTGAACTCAACAtagaagtacaaaaaaaatcttacgataaataacgaacgaagaaaaaagttctaaaaagaaatcaaatatgaaaagtctcaaacggtctagaaaaaactgaaaaaagagaagtctcaaacggtctagaaaaaactcaaaaattagaagtctgaaaaagtttttttttttttatgacactCATTTAtcctcatccagtctcacaaggtctaacaaatccaaaatgagaccactcatccattctcacaacgtctaacaaaccCAAAaggagaccactcatccagtctcacaaggtctaacaaatccaaaatgagaccactcagtcagtctcactacgtctagcaaatccgaaaccagaccactcatccagtctcactacgtctagcaaatccgaaaccagaccactcatccagtctcactacgtctagcaaatccgagaccagaccactcatccagtctcactacgtctagcaaatccgaaagcagaccactcatccagtctcactacgtctagcaaatccgaaagcagaccactcagtcagtctcactacgcctagcaaatccgaaagcagaccactgagtcagtctcactacgtctagcaaatccgaaagcagaccactcagtcagtctcactacgtctaggaaatccgaaaccagaccactcagtcagacTAGAACATCCTCAAATGAGTCTAAAGAGAGACGTCTCATGAATTTTGGATGAACTCCGATGAactatttcgataaattctcggtctcaaatattctcaaaggCTCGAAATACGTAGTCTCACGGCCATACAAAAGTTTCGGTCTCAAAAAGGGTCtcaaatacgttttttttttcaccggggATATTTCaatgtggatgaattttaaacccaataaattcattcggctcaatagtacatctgattacctttctaatgacaccccacacgacactgtacggctcgtgtaaatggagaaatttgtgtaagaaaagtgcaagttttcggtttttgatcacctttcaccagacACAAAagattcgaagaattttttgaaactgGTTTTGGCACATGAAAAgtcacatataaaaaagtccactggaaaatgcgtccgatttcggtgtaggctgtttttcaaaagaatccctctcagTTCTGTCCACAgcctaaaaaaaatcattgaaccTTTTCTGATCTGATCTCTGACTACGCAAAACGTATTATTGAATAACGTATCGTTTTCTTTCGAAACCAATTCTAAACATAGTTTCAATAAGAAGTGTTAATGAcattgatttttattattatactgATAATTTTCAGTTGGAATTTTCCTTAAGTTTGAGTACTTCCTCGGACAATGAAACACTCGATGACGACACAACTACAAATAAATATGAAGATGGTAAGGAAGAAGTAATCTCAATACTTTTCTTTCATACTTCACTTAGAAGATGGTTAACAACCATTGGTTACACAACGTTACGGGGTAACTGAGGGAACAACctctatttattttataaaactaGTCGCACCACTAAGTCATGTTCATACAGTGAAGTAGTGCAAGGTGAAATATTGAGATTGAAAATGGGATAGGTTTTAACTTTATTGCCTgcgaaaacgaatgaaaattttcaataatttttcattcaatatttataGACGAATCATGGGATGAAAATATCATCGATTTCGAATCGAGAAAAGTTAAAGAAAGACGTGCATACGAAGAAGTCTTGTCCGGCAAATATCGCCAACCAAATCTTATAGCAAGTGAGATAATTCTGAATTTATGATGATCATCCgaatatataaatttatttaccattTTCTGCTCTAAGAAATGGCATCTGAAGGATACAACATTGTTGATATAAATACGAGATCTTCAAGTGGTAGTTGCAGTGGTGATACTAACTTCAGTGAAACAAGTACACCGAACATTGATGAGGGCAATGCCAGCACATGTAATACCCATGGTTCAATCGTCATGAGTGACAAACTGGACAACTTTGACGACATTGTTGAAGAAAAAGTACCAACGCACAAACTAACGAAaccaaatgatgaaaatgttaCCAGTCCATCGACTAGCAAATGTGATCCTGTACGAAGTAGCTTCGAGTCATCAGACTTGAACATGTGGCTGCATTCTGGTAATTTCATGTATTACATTGCTAAGAATGAGAAACGAAGGAGATATTTGTTTTGCTTAGAATCGGAGAACTCAGTTCCATCATGGGCATCGTCCATAAGTCTTGACAGCCAAACTGAAGAAGCGATCGTGGAGtttatgagaaaatttgtttctgcATTATTTGAGGACAGCACAACGATTTCACTAGATAGTAAATCCGAGTTTGGACTCAAGTCTAGGGTAATGGCTGCTGCTCTATAAAACAGTAAGATTATGtgtaaattccaattttagaCTGAAACCGGTCGAATGTGGTTCGCTAGGTTGGTAAGCGCACAACGTGGAAAATCTAAGCGTGTGAACGAATCGACATTTTATTCATTGATTCAATACTTTGCAATTGTTCTCTTCGAGTGCGGCGACAGTGAAGACTACTCACCGGCTAAAATACTTATGAACATGTGCTTTACCTTTTATCACGAGAGTAAGTTTTGTGTGCTGTAAACAATGCGCGCATGTAAATAAAGATCAACGCTTCTTCTAGTTGATGTACCTGGTTGTGCACCGTATCACGAGTACTTGTATCATTATTTGCGTGCTCAGCCAATTTGGCAATCGCTTCGATTTTGGAATGCAGCCTTTTTCGATGCCTTACAGTGCCAACGAGTTCATCGGCCAGTTGTACCTACATCGAATCGAATATCTAAAGATCAGGTTTCTATAAAATCCGCATCATCCGAATCGTCAAATGCGAATGATAATGAAACGGAAGATTACCACATCGACGAGCTGAAGGAAGATCAGCAGTTTCAACAGAACATTTGCTTCGGACAATTAGGGTGAGCATCTGATTGTTGCATATAAGGACTATATGCAAAtcgaattatttaaattcaaacattgaatttttccGAAGAACGTTTACCTGTAATATGCACGCATTTGGATTGAGCCACGAACTATGTATGGAATTTTTGAGGAAACAGTCGGTTATTGCTAATTTGAGCCCAGGTTTGTCTTTCTGTTTATGTAAGGGGAGAAAGAGTACAACTATTCGTTGATTTACATTTGCAGAACAAGAGAAAATGCTTCGCGACAATGTGAATCGGATGTACAAAGAAACAGCGAAATGGCGAGCCTAGAATTGTCGTCTTGCTTTGAGGCATTTCAAGATAGCGAATAAATTTTCGGTCGAATCACAATATGACAATATCAATTTGGTTTACATAAAATACCGCTTTTCGGCTTTCAAGCAATACAAAGCtcaacattgaaaatgaaaagctaACTAACTATTGACGACCGcgaatttgaaaatcgataaattgcTTATAATTTTCTTGCGATATTTCTTTATGGAGGTTTAATGTCATTTCAAAccttttcatcatttttatggctttttttacgttgatttctgatttttttaaacattgatGGGGTGTCAAGGATTGAAGAGGGATTGCCATGAACATTTAATAATGCGACACCGTGGCCTTAAAAGATGATCAAgtttaaaatcgatttaacattttctgtgatatgattttaactttttagtacagtcaaaggcagtgaaacagcatgaatttgctttagctgtttttcagctgatccacacatgcAATCAAAACTTggacttgtttatacggttgaagctgctgtATTtcttgctgaaatttcactgcttcTAACTGTAGAATGATTGtttgatttatatttattttaataatgtCGTCGATTCTCTCCCTCTATTTAAATTAAGGAAATCGTAAAATATCATTTATCAACGACAAAATATCATGGGTCTTTGTTCTCTGGTTGATGCTTAAGTCTAAGCTTCAGGCACAAATAAAAGTACGAGGGGCACCCTAAAAGTTTCGGGAATCGGGTATTTCCGACGcataaaagtattttattcgaacatattcgtaaatttcaacattttttaagtaaaatgatgTCTTAACATCGtaaaaaaacagattttgaTATGAGTTGAGGAACAATTATAAAAAGGCTTGTCGgccattttttaaaatggaggaattcattttctgaagtgctgttcgttttttattttttcttaaataattattttttattaaagtatttttatgTTCTCATGTAAAGTATGGCCCATCTAAATGGTAATAAGTAATATACGCGGCCTTCAAATGTTGACATTTCGTAGTAATgcgataaattaaaaacaccTAATGCTGACGGATTCAGAGCTCCACAGATCTGCCTCAAAAACAGGTTTTGATAACTGAAAGTACTTTGCTGTTGCAATAGACTCTCAGCTATCAGAAAAGTCATAATtcatgtgaaataatttgatatacGCAGATAAAACCAGTTTGATCTTAGTCAGTGTCCCTTG
Encoded here:
- the LOC119075662 gene encoding uncharacterized protein KIAA0513, yielding MVDPQITKNQPNREEKLKNFMGKTPALLKSKFLSVLDSSNELLNDISNRLEFSLSLSTSSDNETLDDDTTTNKYEDDESWDENIIDFESRKVKERRAYEEVLSGKYRQPNLIAKMASEGYNIVDINTRSSSGSCSGDTNFSETSTPNIDEGNASTCNTHGSIVMSDKLDNFDDIVEEKVPTHKLTKPNDENVTSPSTSKCDPVRSSFESSDLNMWLHSESENSVPSWASSISLDSQTEEAIVEFMRKFVSALFEDSTTISLDSKSEFGLKSRTETGRMWFARLVSAQRGKSKRVNESTFYSLIQYFAIVLFECGDSEDYSPAKILMNMCFTFYHEIDVPGCAPYHEYLYHYLRAQPIWQSLRFWNAAFFDALQCQRVHRPVVPTSNRISKDQVSIKSASSESSNANDNETEDYHIDELKEDQQFQQNICFGQLGTFTCNMHAFGLSHELCMEFLRKQSVIANLSPEQEKMLRDNVNRMYKETAKWRA